Proteins co-encoded in one Desulfonatronum sp. SC1 genomic window:
- the istA gene encoding IS21 family transposase — MRVGSATRRLSIFVMVLCYSRMIYAEFTTAQTMEHFLACHQNAFDAFGGVPGKIMIDNLKSAVISHRFGQQPVFNPVYADFARHYGFEIRACGVRKPHEKGRVENAVGYVKNSFLAGLNLPDFRGVNQELRHWLATVANVRVHGEVKRKPVEMLTEEQPRLSGVPANPYDIGIVSPVRVSSQFRVAVDANKYSVPSRFAGMKLTLKTYPDRLCFYEEDRLVARHSRSYDKHQDYEDPDHVGELLTQRKAARDQKIVTAFLRLDSCAQTYLDELRDRRLNAKHHVQKNRRIKRNSRSRARGQGHARRLRV; from the coding sequence ATCCGGGTCGGCTCGGCCACGCGCAGACTCAGCATCTTCGTCATGGTCTTGTGCTACAGCAGAATGATCTACGCCGAATTCACCACGGCCCAAACCATGGAGCACTTCCTGGCCTGCCACCAGAACGCCTTTGACGCCTTCGGCGGAGTGCCGGGGAAGATCATGATCGACAACCTCAAGTCCGCCGTGATCAGCCATCGCTTCGGCCAACAGCCGGTCTTCAATCCCGTCTACGCCGACTTCGCCCGCCACTACGGCTTTGAGATCCGGGCCTGCGGAGTGCGAAAACCCCATGAGAAGGGCCGGGTGGAAAACGCGGTGGGCTATGTCAAGAACAGCTTCCTGGCTGGTCTGAACCTGCCCGACTTCAGGGGCGTCAACCAGGAACTCAGGCACTGGCTCGCAACGGTCGCCAACGTGCGCGTTCACGGCGAGGTCAAACGCAAACCCGTGGAGATGCTGACCGAAGAACAGCCCAGGCTGTCCGGCGTGCCCGCAAACCCCTACGACATCGGGATCGTCAGTCCCGTACGGGTCTCTTCCCAGTTTCGCGTGGCCGTGGACGCCAACAAGTACTCCGTCCCATCAAGGTTCGCCGGAATGAAGCTCACCCTCAAGACCTACCCGGACCGCCTGTGCTTCTACGAAGAAGACCGGCTCGTGGCCCGTCACTCCAGAAGCTACGACAAGCATCAGGATTACGAAGACCCGGACCACGTCGGCGAACTGCTGACCCAGCGCAAGGCCGCCAGGGACCAAAAAATAGTCACCGCCTTCTTGCGCCTGGATTCCTGTGCCCAGACCTATCTCGACGAACTGCGCGACAGACGGCTCAACGCCAAGCACCACGTCCAAAAAAATCGTCGCATTAAGCGAAATTCACGGAGTCGAGCCCGTGGCCAGGGCCATGCGCGACGCCTTCGAGTATAA